CGGATTGACAAGATGCATGAGGGAAGACCGAATATTGTGGATGCCATCAAGAACCGGGAAATTCAGCTCGTGATCAACACCCCCGGCGGTCGGCGAAGCGAGCATGACGATTCCTACATCCGCAAGGCGGCCGTGAAGTTCAAGATTCCGTACATCACGACGATAGCGGCAGCAGAAGCGGCAGCCAGAGGCATCGAGGCTTGGCAAAAAGGTCACGACCGTGTGAAATCGCTACAGGAATACCATGCGGAGATTCGGTAGGATTTGATAGACTCACAAAAAGTCTCTTTAACCCCGATTTTCCGTAATTGCCAGGTCTGAGCATGAGGGCGGGTCGCTTTTCCTCTGAGGAGCAAAAAGGCGCCCGCTTCCATGCGGGTGTTTGAAGCCAATTGACTTTTTACAAGACCGTCAATTTTTGGTGGACAAATGTCCAGGCAAAAAACAGTGGGGATTTTCCAGGGCGCTTGCATCGATCGATAGCGATGTTGAACAGCAATTCATGGACTTCCGTTCAGCCACAATATGCGATGCAAGACACCTGGGGGTTGCCGCATCATCGAACGAGGGACAGGAACCATCCCACGAAAACGATCCCGACCCACACCACCGATAAGATGCCAAGGGCCTTCTGCCAGTTTCCACCGAAATAGCCCTTGAACGTGTTCTGAATCCAGGCCCAGTTGAAGCTCAGGTGGATGGGCAAAAGGATCAGGAAGCCAATGGCGAGATAAAAATGAATATTTCCCCACTGGTGCTTGTGCAGCCACAAGAAATAATGCGTCGGTGCTGTAGGGCCGCCTCCCTGGGGTATGGCAAACGCCAGGATCAGTCCGACCACCAGCAAACTGCAGAAATCCACGAACATCAGGCAATCCACCAGCCACTTCATATCCGACTTTTTCATCACGTCTCCTTTTTCTATCCCAGTCTTGTTTTATAACCGGAAATCCGAAGTCTTTCTCGGCGCTGGTTCAGGCTTTACCCATTCCATGGCTTCGGCAAGGAAACCGATATATGTGTCCAGATCGCAGGTTTCGTTGTGCCGACGCGCTTCCCGAAAGGCCGCCCTTCTGCTCTCGTCCCGAGCGTCGAGCAGCATTTCCATCCGTATCTCATCCGTCAATTTCCTGAAGCCACTCATTCAGCCACGCTTCCTTATCGAAAATCCGAAAATATTCCCGGACAAGGTCCATGTCCATTTTTGCCCGATGCAGTTTTAGCAGCCGCTGAATATCCGGTTTATCGATGAGATACCGATTGTCCGGATCATTGCATATCGCCTGAACCTTGAGCCCGATCAGGTCTTCCGGTCGAACCGCATGAACGTTCAGGCGACCCCCGAATAGCGGTTTTTCAGTCGCTTTCTGCATCATTGTACGGGTATATTTTCTCCTTGCAATCAAAAAATCGACCTGGCCGAAAACCCTCAACGGCGAACAGTAACAAACGATTTCATCGCTGCTATAGCTCTGACGTTCATATCCCAGTTCGGTCATGATGCGGTTCACCCTTTCCTTGTCCTCT
This Desulfatirhabdium butyrativorans DSM 18734 DNA region includes the following protein-coding sequences:
- a CDS encoding DUF4405 domain-containing protein — protein: MKKSDMKWLVDCLMFVDFCSLLVVGLILAFAIPQGGGPTAPTHYFLWLHKHQWGNIHFYLAIGFLILLPIHLSFNWAWIQNTFKGYFGGNWQKALGILSVVWVGIVFVGWFLSLVR
- a CDS encoding nucleotidyl transferase AbiEii/AbiGii toxin family protein — translated: MKFETVLHLLMKRFNEEGIAFVLSGGLALSTMDVARFTSDIDFIIYEEDKERVNRIMTELGYERQSYSSDEIVCYCSPLRVFGQVDFLIARRKYTRTMMQKATEKPLFGGRLNVHAVRPEDLIGLKVQAICNDPDNRYLIDKPDIQRLLKLHRAKMDMDLVREYFRIFDKEAWLNEWLQEIDG